The genomic DNA TGGCTAATGAATTTGCTTTCGCTTTGCTTGCGGCTTTCCAATATATCTACCGCCTTGCGTAGTGCCTGATTCAATTCCTGCCGATTGATCGGCTTGAGCAAATAATCCACCACCCTGGATTGAATTGCTTGCCGCGTAAACTCAAAATCGTCATAGCCGCTAATAACGATCGTCAGCAGATTAGGATATGCCTTCTCGATGGCACGAAGAAATTCGATACCGTTCAGCTCCGGCATTTTCATATCCACCATGACCACATCTATAGGGTGCTGCTCCAGCAGTTCCAGTCCAAGTCTGCCATTCGTCGCCTCAAGCACCTGCCCGATGCCGAGGTTGTTCCAGTCTCCGACGATACGAATGGCTTCGCGCAGCGGCTCCTCATCATCAATAATCAATACATTATACATGACTACTTCCTCCCTGGGGAATGCGCATTTTGATTTCTGTTCCCGTTTCATCCGCATGTATGGATAGTCCTGCCTGATCTCCATACAGGAGCTTCAATCGTGCATTCAGATTTTTTAAGCCGATGTGCTCACTCTCCCGTTCCTCCCACTTTTCTTCGAACGAATCCAGCACCTGTCTCAGCTTATCCTCCGAGATTCCCGGGCCGTTGTCTCGGACTGTAATCGTGGCATCTGTAGAGCTGGATTCGGCTGAAATGACAATCAGAATATCGCTTGATACCTTTTCCAGCGCATGCTTGATCGAATTCTCCACCAACGTTTGTACGGACAGCCTCGGGATGAGCAGCTCCATCAGCGTGTCCTCCCACTCCAGCTCGATTCGCAGTCTCGTCCCGAATCTTGCTTTTTGCAATCCCATATACCGTTCAATATGCTGGAGTTCTTCGCGGGCAACCACGATATCCTTGCCGTTGATGGAATACCGCAGGGTTTGGGCCAACGCATCGACCATATCCGCCATATCGAACATCTCACGCTTTAATGCCTGTGTGGATATGGCTTGCAGCGCATTGTACAGAAAATGGGGGTTAATTTCAGCCTCCAGCGCCTTGAGTATGGCGTTTTTCTCGACCAGCTTCATTCGATAGCGCTCATTAATTAATTCATCGGTTCTTTGGACCATTTCGTTAAAATGCAGCGACAAATACGCAATCTCGTCATGACCCTTCACAGGAGCCGTTGCCCTGAAATCCCCGGTACTAAACCGCTTCATCTGGGTGGACAGCTTGTGTAAGGGACTGGTAATAGCATTGGAGGTCAGCGTTACCAAAATAATAGATACTCCTAAAAACAAAATCCCGATCACATAGCTCCAATTCCGGGTCGTTGTAGCCGCTTCGTAAATTTGACGGTATGGAATCGGCTTGACAAGCCGCCAGCCCTCTTTTTTCCCGACATCATATACGACCAGATACTCCTGACTGCCACTACTGTCCGACCATGTTACTCGTCCGTTCCCTCCCTGTCCAATCTGTGCCAGCACCCCCGAGTCCCGCATCCGCTCGTATAACGGAAGGCTATCCACGTAAAAGGGAATACGTTCAGGACTTAGCAGCATGAGATGGTCCCCTTTGCCGAGCGGAATGTTCTTCATGATATCGTCCACAGCGCTCGTATTGTAATAAAAGGACAACACCGCCTGCGGGTGACGAGATGCAATTGACCTCAGCACCCGATGGTACGCCATAAAGCTGGCCTGTGGCGCCACATACCCCATATCCGAACGGGAACCCGCAAAGGATTGGAACGATTCATTGGTTGTGCTCGCCATTGCCTCCTTATACCAGGCCAGCTTGGGTATATCCGTGTTCATCCCTTGGCGCACCGTAATATTGTACGTCTCCCGAGTCACCACATAATATTGATGACGATCTGCCACGTACAGATAAATAGCTTCCAGATCACTGCGGGAATAAAACATGCTGCGCAAATAGTTTTCAATGACCATTCGAGAGGCATAGTCCCGATTCTCATTCGCAATCGCGTTCATAATATCGTTATAACGAAGCTGCGGCAGGGCTAGCTGCTGCATCCCCTCCAGATAGTCCTCCAGGTTCTGATTGACCAGCAGCAGATTATTCGTTGTGCTGGCAATGCTATGATTCACCGACTCTCTTTCAATCATCTGATAGGAGATAATCGTCAGCGAGCCTACCACCAGAATGATCACCGAGGTAAAAAGCAAAATAAGCTTGTTCACCAATTTTTGCGTTATTCGTCTCCACATGGATCTGAAAACTGTACCTGCTCGTTCTGGTATCACGATAAAATCGCCCCTTTTGTAAGCGTACACATTTTTACCCTCAACTGTTTTCTTAAATCCATTGGTCCGGCCCTAGGAGCTATCCTATACTTTCATTATATCTCAAACGGCTTGGAGCGAAAGATCGGAAAATGTTGAGAAAAAGAGGTGCGTTATGCTGAAAAAAAGGGGAGCTTGGGGCGATAGGGGCAGTAAATTGGAGTTTGGCTTGTTCACACTGCCCGTAATTTTGTGCATTACGATTGCATTTTATATTCCGTTTTTGATGACGATACGCTATTCCCTGACCAAGTGGAATGGAATATCCAAGCATCCGAAATTTGTAGGTCTGGATAACTTCAAACAAATCCTGCTCGGAGACGCCAACTTTGCACATGCAGCCTGGTTTACGGTCAAATATGCCATTCTGTACATTGTGCTGGTGAATGTGCTGGCCATCCTGCTGGCGCTTGTTCTCGACATGAAGCTGAAAAGCTCGGCGTGGCTGCGGGCTGCCTTCTTTATCCCTTATATCCTCAGTCTCGTGATTGTCGGATTTATCTGGAAGTTTATCTTTATGCAGGGCTTTGAGTCACTGGGAACCAGCACAGGTTGGGGCTTCTTCCAGCTCAGTTGGCTGGGGCAGGAAGGACTCGCGTTTATTTCCATTTTGGCGGTATCTATCTGGCAATCCATTGGCTTTTATATGGTCATTTACATTGCAGGATTGCAGTCCGTACCGGAGGATCTGAAGGAAGCCGCTATTGTGGACGGAGCGGGGCCGATTCGGAGATTTTTCAGTATTACACTGCCACTGCTGGCCCCTTCCATCACGATCTCCGTTTTCATGGCTCTGACCAACTCGATCAAGGTGTTCGACGTCATTCTATCCCTGACTGGCGGTGGACCGGGAGGTACAACATACAGTATTGCTTATGATATTTATCGGGATACGTTCCAGAACAATCTGTACGGCTACGGAACAGCCAAAGCGTTGCTGCTATTCGTCGCAGTGCTGATCATTACGATCATCCAATTGTCTATTTTCAAACGCAGGGAGGTTGAAGCCTGATGCAACGCAGCCGTATGGGACGTATTTTGCTGGAAGCGGGCATGATTGTATTATCGCTGTTATTTTTGTATCCGCTGTTTCTCGCCATTAACAATTCGTTCAAAAGCTTCGCTGAGGTCATGACCGACGTCATTGCGCTGCCCAAGCAGCTTTCGCTGGATAACTACGTATATGTATGGAAATTCATTAACTATCCACGCTTATTTCTGAATAACACAATCATTACCGTAGTCGGGCTGGCAGGTATCGTACTGGTATCCTCTATTGCCGCCTATAAGCTGGCACGAACCAAGAGCAAATGGAGTTCCGCTATCTACATGCTATGCATTATGCCAATGTTAATCCCGTTTCAGTCCATTATGCTGACTGTCTTGCGACTCGCGAAAGACCTGCATCTGGCGGACAGTACCTGGGGACTTGGCCTGCTGTATTGGGGCTTCGGCGCACCGCTGGCGGTGTTTATCTATCACGGATTTGTCAAAGGGATTCCCAACGAGATTGACGAAAGCGCCAAGATTGACGGAGCCTCAGGCTTCCGGCTATTCTTTTCAGTCATTTTCCCCTTGCTGAAATCCGTCACCGCCACCATTGTGATCATCGACGTGATGTGGATTTGGAACGATTTTCTGCTGCCCCTGCTCATGGTTAACGGCTCACCCAGCACCAAAACGCTTACGCTGGCGGCCTATACCTTCGTCGGACAGTATACGTCAGACTGGCAGTATGCCATGACAGCCATGGTGATGGCTGTGCTGCCTTCCATCGTCGTATTTATTTTCCTGCAAAAATACATCGTCAAAGGTGTGGTCGCGGGAGCGGTCAAAGGCTAAGTTCAAAATGGTGATTCCATGAGTATATAAGAATTACGAAGCCAGAAAGTAAAAAAAAAGAGGACTTGCGTGTTGTTTGCGCAAGTCCTCTTGGTTGTAGCCTGGATGCTAGACAGACTCTGTTATCTAATACTTCCCGCTCAGGAAGCAGGATGAATCGGTGTGTCTGAAATTGAAATTCTTTCCATAGATGTACGTCTGGTAGACGTGCCGCGTCCTCCATTCGTATCCTTTGGATGAGCCGAAGCCTTATTCTCGTCTGCATCGTCTGTAATGCGAAAATGCTGTATTTCTGACAGTAGCTCAGCAGCCATATGACGCAGAGAATCGGCAGAATCCACAATAACCTCCATAGAAGCGAGTTGCTCCTCGCATACAGCCGCAGCCGACTCCGATTCCTCTGCAATCTCACGAGATAAGCCTACCAGCTTTTGCTCCGAATCCAGCAGTTGCTCGGTAATGGCAGACAATTCTTCGGTCGCAGCGGACACGTCCTGCGTGTGCTCGGCTACCGTTTGTACCGCTTCATGCACTTTGCTAAACGTCTGTCCGGTGCGGTAAATCAGATCCGTTCCGGCCTCAACCTCGCTGGAGCCTTTCTGGATCGAGTCCACGGCCTGGTTCACTGTATCCGCCATGGCATCCATAAAGACAGCAATCTGTTGAGAAGCTTGACCCGTCTGTTCCGCAAGCTTCTTCACTTCACCCGCCACGACAGCAAAGCCCTTACCCGATTCCCCGGCTCTGGCCGCTTCAATGGAGGCGTTCAACGACAGCAAATTAGTTTGCTTGGCGATATCCCGAATAAATTGCGTTACATTCTGAATTTGCTTCGATTGCTCGCCCAATTCCTGAATGACCTTGACCGAGTCCTTCATCGTATCCTGAATATGGCGCATTTGGACAACCGTCTCCTCCAGGTCTACATTGCCGCGCTCTGTCTCGTGAATCGCTCGCTCGGATAGCTCTGCGGTAATGAATGCAGATTGGGCAATCTTTTGAACACCTTCTGCACTTTCCTTGACCGCCTGCTGGTTTTCACGGTTTCGCTCGACCTGGCTGCCCGCCGAATCATAGATTCCTTGTACCGTCTCCGCCATCTGCCGCGCGCCTTCCGCCACCTGTCCAGAGCCGCTGGACAGCTCACCCGAAGCAAGCATGACCCCTTGCGCATTCTGATAAATCACTTGCATCAGCGAACGAAGCTGGCGTTTCATATCGTTAAAGCTCTGCGCCATTTCACCAATCTCATCTTTCTGACGAATTTGGATATCCTCCTGTGTCAGATCCCCTTCTGAAATACGCCGAGCGGCTTGAGCTACCTGCACCACCGGACGGGCAATCATACGGGTGATTGCATATGCCAATACGATCCCGATCACCAGTGCGAGCGCCATCGCAATGATAATCATCGTCTGTACATTTTGGAGCTTTTCGTCCTGTTCGACTTGGGATTGATTCAGAAGTTCCATCTGGTATTGCTCCATCGCCTGTGACTGTTGTTCCAGTGCAAGCGCCATCGGCTTACATTTTTCCTCCACTAATCTCGTGTAGGTCACCACATCCCCCTGCTGCTTATATGAGGTAATTTCCTTCACGATATCTGCATATTCAGCCTCCATCTGCTGGAGCTGTGCTGCCATTTGCTTGGGCTTGTCCAGTGCTGGCGTTGATTGCAGCTTCTTCATGGTCGTTGCAAAGGTTTCGCGCTCTTTCAGATAACTGTTCATTTCGTCCTGATCGCCAGTCACCAGATATCCGCGAAAATACTTGGTCTGACTCGCAGCATCGTATTCCAATTCTTTAATCATTAAAATTTTAGCAACGCCATCATCAATCATGCTTTGATAAGATGTATGTAAAGACGAAGTAGCATACTCACCGATAACGCCCACAACCAATGTAAGCAATAATACGGCTGCAAAACTAATGGATAGTTTTTTACCAATCTTCATTCTAAAATATCTCCTTTGTATGGGACAATTTTCTTAGGTCTAATGGGTTATTATACGCCTATTTGTCATTTGAAACAGTTAAATTATAATTCATAAGTTTCAACTATTGAAATACAACCTTTCAGGTATAATACGGCACCCAATAACATATAGATCACTTTCTTTTGTTAATTCTTTCTCCCCTTTCCTTACAGTCTCCCTTGACATTTCCCTGCATTAATAATTTAGTAATTCTAACGTTCGTTATTATTACGATTAAAACCGACAGCTCCCTGAATGTATGACTCTTCCACTTTTTTACCGTTCACGTAAAGATTGTCGCCCTGGTATTGAATCGTGTCTCCCGCGACCCCAATGACACGCTTAATGAAGTCTCTTCCTTCTTTTCTCACATGGAATACAACAACCTCACTCGGCTTGGGATCACGAAAATCGTAAATCAGTTTGTTCACGAGAACAACACCTACGATAATCGCTTTAATCCAATCCACAATCTCATTCTTAACTTGTGGCCGCCTTCTCGAAACTTTCCGTGTAGCTGGACTCGTCAAATGATTCCCGTGATCCCTACGTCAAACCCGCCTTTTCTCATAGATTCTATTCCTGATATGTGTATATTATATAAGTGCAATCAATTTTTCCCAGCTTGGCAAAACCGTGTTTTTAGTTGAAACAAAAGTGTGAACTTTTTTTCACAATCTCAAAATATCATCAAAAAACAGTTGATGCAAACGTTAACATATATTAAACTGAGCTTATACTTCTTAGAGCGTTTTGGACATATGCCAGTTAATCCGTCACCCAGGGAGGTGTCCCCGTTTCACATGAAAGACAGCATAAGTCGCTTTTATAGTGCTATCTTCTTTTAAAATAAAAGATGAAATAAGGAGGAATTTACATGTTTAAACGCAATGAACGTCCAAAAAACGGTTTTAACGCTCTAAGGCTCGGTATTTCTGTTGTTTTCGCTTCTTCTTTCCTTCTTGGAACCGCTTACGCAGATACGCCATCCAATGCCCCTTCTTCTTCCCTTTCAGAAGAGGCTGCCAGTGCAACGGATACATCTGCTATCTCCACCACGCTGGCGGCAGGCGACTTGTATGTAGCGCCAAATGGTAACGTGTCCAATCCAGGTACCATATCCAGTCCTACTACTCTTGAAGCCGCACTTACACAAATTGCTCCTGGTAAAACCATTTATCTGCGCGGAGGCAACTACGCCTATTCCTCTACGATTACCGTTCAGCGTGGAAATAATGGCAGCAACGGTTCCCTCAAAGGGTTGGTTGCTTACGGCAGTGAAAAGCCGGTACTTGATTTTTCGGGTCAAGCCTTTGGCTCCGCCAACCGTGGACTCCAGCTTTTCGGAGACTACTGGCTGGTAAAAGGTCTTGAAGTAAAGGGTGCTGGGGATAACGGTATCTATATCGGCGGCAGCAACAACCGGATTGAAAATGTGGAAACTCACCATAATCGGGATACCGGTCTTCAACTCGGACGCTACTCCACTACAGCAGCTAACAGTGAATGGCCTTCGAACAACCTTATCTTGAACTCCTACTCTCATGATAATGCTGATCCTGACAACGGTGAGGATGCTGACGGTTTTGCCGCTAAGCTGACCGTAGGACCAGGCAATGTATTCGATAACTGTGTGGCTGCGTACAACGTTGACGACGGTTGGGATTTGTTTACCAAAGCAGCAACTGGACCTATCGGAGAGGTAACGATCTTGAACAGTGTCGCCCACCACAACGGACAGACCTCTGATGGAACCTCCACCGCTAACAGTGACGGCAATGGCTTCAAGCTGGGCGGGGACAAAATCAAGGTCAACCATATCGTGAAAAACAGCATTGCCTTTCAGAATAAAAAGCACGGCTTTACCTACAACAGCAATCCCGGAACCATTACCCTGACCAATAATACTTCATGGAGTAATGGCGAGAGCAATTTTGCTTTTGACAAGGGTGACCACGTATTTATTAACAATCTTTCCTTTGAAGGAACAGCCAGTGACAAGACCAGTGGAACCGATCAAGACAATTCTAACGTCTGGTGGAAAAACAAAAAAAGCACCAATGCCAAAGGTCTTCTCGCCAGCGCCGCTGACTTTGTCAGTCTCGTTCCTTCCATTACAAGAAGTACAGACGGTTCCATCCAACTAGGTAACTTCCTCAAGCTGGCTTCAGGAAGCGATTTGATCGGCTCGGGCACTCCGAGCGGCAACAACATAGGGGCACGCTAAAAGCCCAACCCAATCAGGACGCCCTGGCCCATCTACCAACATAGACATACTGCATAATATAGCGACCGGTGATTGTCCTCATAACCAGACAAAATATGAGGTGAACAGATCATGGAACGAAAAATCACAATGAAACATACACTCGCCTATGGAAGCGGCAACATGCTGGGAAGCGGTGCACTTGCTATTAGTGGCGCATGGTTAATGTACTTTTATACAACCTTTTGCGGACTGTCTCCCGTTCAGGCCGCAGCCATTTTCTCCGTTGCCAGCATCATCGATGCCATCAGCAATCCGATCATGGGCTTTATTAGCGACAACTTTCATCGCACCCGCTTGGGCCGAAAATTCGGCAGACGCCGTTTTTTCATTATGATGGGGATTCCGCTGATGCTCGTGTATCCGTTGTTGTGGGTAGATGGGTTGGGTTTCTGGTATTACCTGAGTACCTACGTACTGTTTGAACTCGTGTATACCTCTGTCATGGTGCCATATGAAGCACTCGCCTCAGAGATGACCCGGGACTTCGGCGCGCGCTCCAGATTAACCGGATGGAAGGCCATGTTCGGTAAAATTGCCAATTTTGCCGCCGCTTTTATCCCTGGTCGCTTTATCGCCGAGTATGGCAAAGACTCTCCATTGCCCTTCTTTTATACCGGACTCGTGTTTGCAGGTATCTTGCTCATTGCGATGGCATTTTTGTACAAAAATTCTTGGGAACGCCCTACAGAGGAGCTGCAAAAGGAACTGGAAGGTGAAGCTCCGCTTTCCTTTATAGATTCCATGAAAAAGCTGTTTATTGACATTTCCTCGACCTTCCGGGTAAAGACGTTCCGTCATCATCTGGGCATGTATCTGGGCGGATTTTCAGCCGAGTGGCTGTTCACTTCTGCCTTTACGTACTTTATTGTATTTTCCCTGTTCCAAAGCTCGGAGATGGTATCTAATCTGAATAGCTTTAACTCTGTCATTCAATTAATTTCCACCTATTTCTTCATCCAGTTCTGTGTACGCAAAGGGTTCCGTATGCCTTTTATCGCTGCACTCGTCGTCGTTTGCTTTAGCGTAGCTGGTTACGGCCTGCTCTATATCACGGGAGCCTCCAATACGATGGTATGGCTATATGTCATCACACTGTTTATGGGTCTTGGTACAGGCGGGGTCTACTATATTCCCTGGAATCAATATACGTTCCTTGCTGATGTAGATGAGGCATTGACTGGCCGTCGCCGGGAAGGTATTTATGCAGGTATGATGACTTTCGCAGGTAAAATGGTTCGAGCCGTCGTCGTCTTCATACTTGGCTGGGTGTTACAGCATTTCGGATTCGTATCCGGGGCTGATAGTCAGCCGATTGCCGCTCAGCATGCTATATTTTACGTGCTTGTCGTTGGAACCATCGCTTTGGCGATCATCGGTATGATTGCATCTGTCGTCATGAAGCTGGATATTGACAGTCACAAGAAGCTGATCACCGAAATTGATCGACTCAAAAATGGCGGCTCCATGAAATCAGCCAAACCGGAAGCTCGAAAGGTATTCGAGGAACTGACAGGTTTTAATTATGATCGGTGCTGGGGCAACAATAATGTAGGTTTCAAGAACAAACCTGCTGACCCTAAATCACATACGCCTTCCATGTAAGCACAAACAACGATTATGAATCAAATATTTTCCAAAGAGAGGACTGTATCATGGCAAATCCAACATCACAACCGACAACCAATCCTACAAAAACAGATTCTTGGGCTGTACGTATGAGCGATTCTGTTCTACAGCGGAGTCCGGAGTTTTACGAAAAATGGGAATATGACCACGGCGTCATTTACAAAGGCTTGGAAGCGGTCGGAGAACTGACAGGCGATCCCAAGTATATGAAATATGTAAAAAAACATATGGATCATTTTGTTGACGAAAATGGCGTGATTCAGCGCTATAAAGTAGATGAATACAATATTGACCACGTGAATAACGGAAAGCTGCTCTTCTCTCTGTATCGTGCGACAGGAGACGAACGATACAAAAAGGCAGCTTACCAATTACGCAGTCAGTTGGAAAAACACCCCCGCACAAGCGAGGGCGCATTCTGGCATAAGCAAATTTATCCGTATCAAATTTGGCTGGACGGCTTGTACATGGGTGCCCCGTTCTACGCTGAATTTATCCGCGAATTTGGAGATCCGTCAGAATTTGACGATGTTACCTTGCAATTCAAGCTCTGCTACGAGCATACGCGTGATCCTGAGACGGGTCTGCTCTACCACGCTTGGGATGAGAAGCTTGAACAGCCTTGGTGCAATCCGCAAACAGGCTGCTCCAAGAACTTTTGGGGACGCTCTATAGGCTGGTTCGTAATGGCACTTGTTGATGTACTGGATTATATTCCAGAAGATCACGCAGATCGCCCTGCCGTGCTCGATATGCTGACAGAAACACTGGAAGCTCTGTTGAAAGTACGTGATAAAGAAAGTGGAGTCTTTTATCAGGTGCTCAATCTGGGCCATGTGAAAGGCAACTATCTGGAAGCCTCCGCTTCCTGCATGATTCTCTATGCGATCGCCAAAGGCGTTCGCAAAGGTTATCTGCCAGAGCAATATCGTCAAGAGGCAGAAATCATCCGTAAAGGCATTATTGATGAATTTATCACGATTACCGAAGAAGGACTCGTGAATCTGAACAAAACGGTGCAAGTAAGCGGTTTGGGCGGTAAAGATCGTCGGGACGGTACCTTCGCTTACTATATCAGCGAGCCGATTGTGACGAACGATCCCAAAGGTATCGGAGCTTTCATTCAGGCGATGGCTGAAGCGGAACGGCTCTAAAACAGACGAAATGTATATCTTCTACAATAGAAAAGGACGGGGCCAATGGCCCTCGTCCTTTTTTGTTTTAGCTACAGAAGTGATAGGTAAGTTGCCTTGTTATATCTCCCTTCAGCTTATTTTTTTCTACATTACAACAGGCTGCATGATTATGGTTTCAATTTGTTTTCCGTCTATTTCTAAACTCTTATGATAGGTCTTACAAAAGGCATCCACATTATCTACAATTTTGTCCTTATCATAAATAAAAAAGTATACGTACTTCTCCCTATAATGGAAGGCATCTGACCCTAATTGTTCAGTCAATTCACGTTCACTCATTTTGGGACGCGAACATTTGACTTCTATTACAGTTTCATACTCCCTTAAGTATATATCATATCTAACGGACTTATAGCCGCCGTCATCTGATATCTCGACTCTTGCTTCTGGAAAAATCGGACGAATGAGGGAAAATAACATACGCTGTACATCGTACTCGTTCCCTAGAGATATTTTAGTAAGATTCTCTTGTCGAATGGTTCCACTACCGTGTACAGGTTTATGATACATCTCTTCTATATGTTTATAAAAATTACGCATTATTCTTCGGATAATCACATGGAAGCTTTGAAGATCAATAAGATCTGGGTTAGATGACGATGAAGGGGATATTTTTTCAAATAGCCCCTTATTTATGTCAATTATCAATCCTTTTAAATAGGAAACACCCACATCATGAAAGGTATTTGCATCGGTTTTCAACAAAAACTCACGAGCAATTGATGCATTCGAAAAAGCTTTCTGAAGAACTCTACTTGTTGAAATTCTCCACTCTTCGAGTTTCCCCTCGTCGGTATTATTCTCGGACTGAGTTAGTAACTGAACCTCATCTATCTGTTCTTGAATAGCCTGAATTGTTTCACTTTTTGTTCTATTTGATGTGGTCATACCCTCTCCCATTAATGAATCCCCCATCGTAAATAAAATAAAAAGTGCGGCTCCAAAATGTAAATTTTCTCGTCCTTATATTCAAAAACCTGATAAATACTCTCACTATTTTGCATAATGGACTGAACCTGCTCTATTGCAGATTTTACCTTTGGCTTGTCCGGCTTATCATTACCATCACTAATAAGTTCATCAATTCTCTTCTTCATATCGTCTATAGAAATACTAATCTCAGGGGGGTTTAGTGAAATTGCCTTTATTAACAGCTCATAAATGTCCGCATCTTCACCGGTAACAAGCTTGTAGGTTTTTCTCTGCTGTCCTCTTGGATTCGGCCCAGCCTTTAACTTCCTTACCACGTCTTTATATGAGAGATTAATTGTTGTCATCTTATAAGCTTCTTCAAGCTGAGTCTTACTCGTAATCTGTGCATTTTCACGGTTATGATCTACATCCAGTTGAATGGCAAGATTCAAACATATGGATTGCATGAGTTGAGGAGAAGCAAGACTTTCAAGAGCTATATCCTTGGCATAGTTTAAGTCAATATTCATACCTAATGATTCGAAACCTGTTGTTGCGATTTCACTTAGTTCATCCAGTTGCCAAGGCTCAATATTGATAAGATTCAATCTTCCACTCAGATCAGGATTCTTACGAATGGCATCATCAGCTCTGTGGGGTAAAGAAATGACAATCGTTCGAAATTGCTTTCGAATAGCATCTTTTAATTGATAAGCCATTTCCAGCTGCATATCCCCTGGGGCATAGTGAAAGTCATCTAGGACAAGAACCAGATTATTCTCATTAAAGTATTGAATAATCTTATCTTTACCAGAACGAAATGACTCTGTGATTGCCGTTGATTTTTTTTCTATAAGACCCGTTGTTCCTTCTCCTTCAATACCTCTACGTTCTATATGGTTGCTCTCTAGTGATAGGCCTACTTTTTTGGCTACTGTTACCCAAAAATCTTCTGAATGTTTGAAGTCATTTCCTGTCAAATCCACAATTTTATCTTGTCCTATTACTTTCTCGCATAAAACCGTTTTCCCGGTTTTTGAAGGGCCAATAATTGATGTTAGATAACCAATAGTTTTAAGTGATTGAGCTAATCTAAATTCGTATGAATAGGAAGTATCAGGTGTATTTCTTGAAACGTAGGTATATGTTGGGAAAGCCCCCGGTATAAATACCTCGTATGATTTTAATACCAGCATAATCTCCCCCTAAATACTATTTTATTATAGTATATACCTAAAAATAATATTATATAAGCTATCAAAGGGCTTTTAAGACTAATTTACTTGTTATAAAATTGAATACAAGCAAAACGGAGCAACCTAAACATATTTTCACTTCATAATCTTAAATTCATAGCCCTGTTTTTTTAAATATTCTATAATGACCGGCAAAGCCTTTGCAGTTTCTTCCTTGCCATAGGTATCATGCATTAAGATCACGGCTTTTTCTCGACCCTTTACAGACTTCATGAATTGGTTTATGAGTCCGGCCGCTTTCTTGTGTCGTCCCTCTG from Paenibacillus sp. FSL R10-2782 includes the following:
- a CDS encoding AAA family ATPase, with protein sequence MLVLKSYEVFIPGAFPTYTYVSRNTPDTSYSYEFRLAQSLKTIGYLTSIIGPSKTGKTVLCEKVIGQDKIVDLTGNDFKHSEDFWVTVAKKVGLSLESNHIERRGIEGEGTTGLIEKKSTAITESFRSGKDKIIQYFNENNLVLVLDDFHYAPGDMQLEMAYQLKDAIRKQFRTIVISLPHRADDAIRKNPDLSGRLNLINIEPWQLDELSEIATTGFESLGMNIDLNYAKDIALESLASPQLMQSICLNLAIQLDVDHNRENAQITSKTQLEEAYKMTTINLSYKDVVRKLKAGPNPRGQQRKTYKLVTGEDADIYELLIKAISLNPPEISISIDDMKKRIDELISDGNDKPDKPKVKSAIEQVQSIMQNSESIYQVFEYKDEKIYILEPHFLFYLRWGIH
- a CDS encoding MFS transporter, which encodes MERKITMKHTLAYGSGNMLGSGALAISGAWLMYFYTTFCGLSPVQAAAIFSVASIIDAISNPIMGFISDNFHRTRLGRKFGRRRFFIMMGIPLMLVYPLLWVDGLGFWYYLSTYVLFELVYTSVMVPYEALASEMTRDFGARSRLTGWKAMFGKIANFAAAFIPGRFIAEYGKDSPLPFFYTGLVFAGILLIAMAFLYKNSWERPTEELQKELEGEAPLSFIDSMKKLFIDISSTFRVKTFRHHLGMYLGGFSAEWLFTSAFTYFIVFSLFQSSEMVSNLNSFNSVIQLISTYFFIQFCVRKGFRMPFIAALVVVCFSVAGYGLLYITGASNTMVWLYVITLFMGLGTGGVYYIPWNQYTFLADVDEALTGRRREGIYAGMMTFAGKMVRAVVVFILGWVLQHFGFVSGADSQPIAAQHAIFYVLVVGTIALAIIGMIASVVMKLDIDSHKKLITEIDRLKNGGSMKSAKPEARKVFEELTGFNYDRCWGNNNVGFKNKPADPKSHTPSM
- a CDS encoding glycoside hydrolase family 88 protein, with the translated sequence MANPTSQPTTNPTKTDSWAVRMSDSVLQRSPEFYEKWEYDHGVIYKGLEAVGELTGDPKYMKYVKKHMDHFVDENGVIQRYKVDEYNIDHVNNGKLLFSLYRATGDERYKKAAYQLRSQLEKHPRTSEGAFWHKQIYPYQIWLDGLYMGAPFYAEFIREFGDPSEFDDVTLQFKLCYEHTRDPETGLLYHAWDEKLEQPWCNPQTGCSKNFWGRSIGWFVMALVDVLDYIPEDHADRPAVLDMLTETLEALLKVRDKESGVFYQVLNLGHVKGNYLEASASCMILYAIAKGVRKGYLPEQYRQEAEIIRKGIIDEFITITEEGLVNLNKTVQVSGLGGKDRRDGTFAYYISEPIVTNDPKGIGAFIQAMAEAERL